The Equus caballus isolate H_3958 breed thoroughbred chromosome 12, TB-T2T, whole genome shotgun sequence genome contains a region encoding:
- the ALDH3B1 gene encoding aldehyde dehydrogenase family 3 member B1 isoform X4: protein MFHKAEQRADWEPPGGRAAWQDIRMDSVGDTLQRLRETFSAGRTRPAEFRATQLEGLGRFLRDNKQLLQEALARDLRKGTQLDRAFIRKEPFGLVLIIVPWNYPLNLTLVPLVGALAAGNCVVLKPSEISKNMEQVLAEVLPRYLDQSCFAMVLGGPEETGQLLEHRFDYIFFTGSPRVGRIVMTAAAKHLTPVTLELGGKNPCYVDDNCDPETVANRVAFFRYFNTGQTCVAPDYVLCSPEMQERLLPALQSTIARFFGEDPRSSPNLGRIINDKHFQRLQGLLGCGRVAIGGQSDQSDRYIAPTVLVDVQETEPVMQEEIFGPILPIVNVRSLDEAIDFINRREKPLALYAFSKSSEVVKQVLARTSSGGFCGNDGFMHVSLASLPFGGVGASGMGRYHGKFSFDTFSHHRGCLLRSQGMEKIYSIRYPPYTPRNLRMLLVAMETRSCSCTLL, encoded by the exons GATGGACTCCGTCGGGgacacactgcagaggctgcggGAGACCTTCAGCGCGGGGCGCACGCGGCCGGCTGAGTTCCGGGCCACCCAGCTCGAGGGCCTGGGCCGTTTCCTGCGGGACAACAAGCAGCTTCTGCAGGAGGCTCTGGCGCGGGACCTGCGCAAG GGCACACAGCTGGACAGGGCCTTCATCCGGAAGGAGCCCTTCGGCCTAGTGCTCATCATCGTCCCCTGGAACTACCCCCTGAACCTGACCCTGGTGCCCCTGGTGGGCGCCCTCGCTGCAG GGAACTGTGTGGTGCTGAAGCCATCGGAGATCAGCAAGAACATGGAGCAGGTCCTGGCTGAGGTGCTGCCCCGATACCTGGACCAG AGCTGCTTTGCGATGGTGCTGGGCGGGCCCGAGGAGACGGGGCAGCTGCTGGAGCACAGGTTCGACTATATCTTCTTCACAG GGAGCCCTCGAGTGGGCAGGATAGTCATGACTGCGGCCGCCAAGCACCTGACGCCCGTCACACTGGAGCTGGGGGGCAAGAACCCCTGCTACGTGGATGACAACTGCGACCCCGAGACCGTGGCCAACCGCGTGGCCTTTTTCCGCTACTTCAACACGGGCCAGACCTGCGTGGCCCCCGACTACGTGCTGTGCAGCCCCGAGATGCAGGAGCGGCTGCTGCCCGCCCTGCAGAGCACCATAGCCCGCTTCTTCGGCGAAGACCCCCGGAGCTCCCCGAACCTGGGCCGCATCATCAATGACAAGCATTTCCAGCGGCTCCAGGGCCTGCTGGGCTGCGGCCGCGTGGCCATTGGGGGCCAGAGCGACCAGAGCGATCGCTACATCG CACCCACGGTGCTGGTGGACGTGCAGGAGACGGAGCCGGTGATGCAGGAGGAGATCTTCGGGCCCATCCTGCCCATCGTGAACGTGAGGAGCCTGGACGAGGCCATCGACTTCATCAACCGTCGGGAGAAGCCCCTGGCGTTGTACGCCTTCTCCAAGAGCAGTGAG GTGGTGAAGCAGGTGCTGGCCCGGACCAGCAGTGGGGGCTTCTGCGGGAACGACGGCTTCATGCACGTGTCCCTCGCCAGCCTGCCCTTCGGAGGAGTGG GTGCCAGCGGGATGGGAAGATACCACGGCAAGTTCTCCTTCGACACCTTCTCCCACCACCGCGGCTGCCTCCTGCGCAGCCAGGGAATGGAGAAGATTTACTCCATCCGCTACCCGCCCTACACGCCGCGCAACCTGAGGATGCTGCTGGTGGCCATGGAGACCCGCAGCTGCAGCTGCACCCTGCTGTGA
- the ALDH3B1 gene encoding aldehyde dehydrogenase family 3 member B1 isoform X2 encodes MFHKAEQRADWEPPGGRAAWQDIRMDSVGDTLQRLRETFSAGRTRPAEFRATQLEGLGRFLRDNKQLLQEALARDLRKPDFESEVSEFSMAQHEIHLALRNLRAWMKDEKVPRSLGTQLDRAFIRKEPFGLVLIIVPWNYPLNLTLVPLVGALAAGNCVVLKPSEISKNMEQVLAEVLPRYLDQSCFAMVLGGPEETGQLLEHRFDYIFFTGSPRVGRIVMTAAAKHLTPVTLELGGKNPCYVDDNCDPETVANRVAFFRYFNTGQTCVAPDYVLCSPEMQERLLPALQSTIARFFGEDPRSSPNLGRIINDKHFQRLQGLLGCGRVAIGGQSDQSDRYIAPTVLVDVQETEPVMQEEIFGPILPIVNVRSLDEAIDFINRREKPLALYAFSKSSEVVKQVLARTSSGGFCGNDGFMHVSLASLPFGGVGASGMGRYHGKFSFDTFSHHRGCLLRSQGMEKIYSIRYPPYTPRNLRMLLVAMETRSCSCTLL; translated from the exons GATGGACTCCGTCGGGgacacactgcagaggctgcggGAGACCTTCAGCGCGGGGCGCACGCGGCCGGCTGAGTTCCGGGCCACCCAGCTCGAGGGCCTGGGCCGTTTCCTGCGGGACAACAAGCAGCTTCTGCAGGAGGCTCTGGCGCGGGACCTGCGCAAG ccGGACTTTGAGTCGGAGGTGTCCGAGTTCAGCATGGCCCAGCACGAGATTCACCTGGCCCTCAGGAACCTGCGGGCCTGGATGAAGGATGAGAAGGTGCCCAGGAGCCTG GGCACACAGCTGGACAGGGCCTTCATCCGGAAGGAGCCCTTCGGCCTAGTGCTCATCATCGTCCCCTGGAACTACCCCCTGAACCTGACCCTGGTGCCCCTGGTGGGCGCCCTCGCTGCAG GGAACTGTGTGGTGCTGAAGCCATCGGAGATCAGCAAGAACATGGAGCAGGTCCTGGCTGAGGTGCTGCCCCGATACCTGGACCAG AGCTGCTTTGCGATGGTGCTGGGCGGGCCCGAGGAGACGGGGCAGCTGCTGGAGCACAGGTTCGACTATATCTTCTTCACAG GGAGCCCTCGAGTGGGCAGGATAGTCATGACTGCGGCCGCCAAGCACCTGACGCCCGTCACACTGGAGCTGGGGGGCAAGAACCCCTGCTACGTGGATGACAACTGCGACCCCGAGACCGTGGCCAACCGCGTGGCCTTTTTCCGCTACTTCAACACGGGCCAGACCTGCGTGGCCCCCGACTACGTGCTGTGCAGCCCCGAGATGCAGGAGCGGCTGCTGCCCGCCCTGCAGAGCACCATAGCCCGCTTCTTCGGCGAAGACCCCCGGAGCTCCCCGAACCTGGGCCGCATCATCAATGACAAGCATTTCCAGCGGCTCCAGGGCCTGCTGGGCTGCGGCCGCGTGGCCATTGGGGGCCAGAGCGACCAGAGCGATCGCTACATCG CACCCACGGTGCTGGTGGACGTGCAGGAGACGGAGCCGGTGATGCAGGAGGAGATCTTCGGGCCCATCCTGCCCATCGTGAACGTGAGGAGCCTGGACGAGGCCATCGACTTCATCAACCGTCGGGAGAAGCCCCTGGCGTTGTACGCCTTCTCCAAGAGCAGTGAG GTGGTGAAGCAGGTGCTGGCCCGGACCAGCAGTGGGGGCTTCTGCGGGAACGACGGCTTCATGCACGTGTCCCTCGCCAGCCTGCCCTTCGGAGGAGTGG GTGCCAGCGGGATGGGAAGATACCACGGCAAGTTCTCCTTCGACACCTTCTCCCACCACCGCGGCTGCCTCCTGCGCAGCCAGGGAATGGAGAAGATTTACTCCATCCGCTACCCGCCCTACACGCCGCGCAACCTGAGGATGCTGCTGGTGGCCATGGAGACCCGCAGCTGCAGCTGCACCCTGCTGTGA
- the ALDH3B1 gene encoding aldehyde dehydrogenase family 3 member B1 isoform X3, which translates to MDSVGDTLQRLRETFSAGRTRPAEFRATQLEGLGRFLRDNKQLLQEALARDLRKGTQLDRAFIRKEPFGLVLIIVPWNYPLNLTLVPLVGALAAGNCVVLKPSEISKNMEQVLAEVLPRYLDQSCFAMVLGGPEETGQLLEHRFDYIFFTGSPRVGRIVMTAAAKHLTPVTLELGGKNPCYVDDNCDPETVANRVAFFRYFNTGQTCVAPDYVLCSPEMQERLLPALQSTIARFFGEDPRSSPNLGRIINDKHFQRLQGLLGCGRVAIGGQSDQSDRYIAPTVLVDVQETEPVMQEEIFGPILPIVNVRSLDEAIDFINRREKPLALYAFSKSSEVVKQVLARTSSGGFCGNDGFMHVSLASLPFGGVGASGMGRYHGKFSFDTFSHHRGCLLRSQGMEKIYSIRYPPYTPRNLRMLLVAMETRSCSCTLL; encoded by the exons ATGGACTCCGTCGGGgacacactgcagaggctgcggGAGACCTTCAGCGCGGGGCGCACGCGGCCGGCTGAGTTCCGGGCCACCCAGCTCGAGGGCCTGGGCCGTTTCCTGCGGGACAACAAGCAGCTTCTGCAGGAGGCTCTGGCGCGGGACCTGCGCAAG GGCACACAGCTGGACAGGGCCTTCATCCGGAAGGAGCCCTTCGGCCTAGTGCTCATCATCGTCCCCTGGAACTACCCCCTGAACCTGACCCTGGTGCCCCTGGTGGGCGCCCTCGCTGCAG GGAACTGTGTGGTGCTGAAGCCATCGGAGATCAGCAAGAACATGGAGCAGGTCCTGGCTGAGGTGCTGCCCCGATACCTGGACCAG AGCTGCTTTGCGATGGTGCTGGGCGGGCCCGAGGAGACGGGGCAGCTGCTGGAGCACAGGTTCGACTATATCTTCTTCACAG GGAGCCCTCGAGTGGGCAGGATAGTCATGACTGCGGCCGCCAAGCACCTGACGCCCGTCACACTGGAGCTGGGGGGCAAGAACCCCTGCTACGTGGATGACAACTGCGACCCCGAGACCGTGGCCAACCGCGTGGCCTTTTTCCGCTACTTCAACACGGGCCAGACCTGCGTGGCCCCCGACTACGTGCTGTGCAGCCCCGAGATGCAGGAGCGGCTGCTGCCCGCCCTGCAGAGCACCATAGCCCGCTTCTTCGGCGAAGACCCCCGGAGCTCCCCGAACCTGGGCCGCATCATCAATGACAAGCATTTCCAGCGGCTCCAGGGCCTGCTGGGCTGCGGCCGCGTGGCCATTGGGGGCCAGAGCGACCAGAGCGATCGCTACATCG CACCCACGGTGCTGGTGGACGTGCAGGAGACGGAGCCGGTGATGCAGGAGGAGATCTTCGGGCCCATCCTGCCCATCGTGAACGTGAGGAGCCTGGACGAGGCCATCGACTTCATCAACCGTCGGGAGAAGCCCCTGGCGTTGTACGCCTTCTCCAAGAGCAGTGAG GTGGTGAAGCAGGTGCTGGCCCGGACCAGCAGTGGGGGCTTCTGCGGGAACGACGGCTTCATGCACGTGTCCCTCGCCAGCCTGCCCTTCGGAGGAGTGG GTGCCAGCGGGATGGGAAGATACCACGGCAAGTTCTCCTTCGACACCTTCTCCCACCACCGCGGCTGCCTCCTGCGCAGCCAGGGAATGGAGAAGATTTACTCCATCCGCTACCCGCCCTACACGCCGCGCAACCTGAGGATGCTGCTGGTGGCCATGGAGACCCGCAGCTGCAGCTGCACCCTGCTGTGA
- the ALDH3B1 gene encoding aldehyde dehydrogenase family 3 member B1 isoform X1 has protein sequence MDSVGDTLQRLRETFSAGRTRPAEFRATQLEGLGRFLRDNKQLLQEALARDLRKPDFESEVSEFSMAQHEIHLALRNLRAWMKDEKVPRSLGTQLDRAFIRKEPFGLVLIIVPWNYPLNLTLVPLVGALAAGNCVVLKPSEISKNMEQVLAEVLPRYLDQSCFAMVLGGPEETGQLLEHRFDYIFFTGSPRVGRIVMTAAAKHLTPVTLELGGKNPCYVDDNCDPETVANRVAFFRYFNTGQTCVAPDYVLCSPEMQERLLPALQSTIARFFGEDPRSSPNLGRIINDKHFQRLQGLLGCGRVAIGGQSDQSDRYIAPTVLVDVQETEPVMQEEIFGPILPIVNVRSLDEAIDFINRREKPLALYAFSKSSEVVKQVLARTSSGGFCGNDGFMHVSLASLPFGGVGASGMGRYHGKFSFDTFSHHRGCLLRSQGMEKIYSIRYPPYTPRNLRMLLVAMETRSCSCTLL, from the exons ATGGACTCCGTCGGGgacacactgcagaggctgcggGAGACCTTCAGCGCGGGGCGCACGCGGCCGGCTGAGTTCCGGGCCACCCAGCTCGAGGGCCTGGGCCGTTTCCTGCGGGACAACAAGCAGCTTCTGCAGGAGGCTCTGGCGCGGGACCTGCGCAAG ccGGACTTTGAGTCGGAGGTGTCCGAGTTCAGCATGGCCCAGCACGAGATTCACCTGGCCCTCAGGAACCTGCGGGCCTGGATGAAGGATGAGAAGGTGCCCAGGAGCCTG GGCACACAGCTGGACAGGGCCTTCATCCGGAAGGAGCCCTTCGGCCTAGTGCTCATCATCGTCCCCTGGAACTACCCCCTGAACCTGACCCTGGTGCCCCTGGTGGGCGCCCTCGCTGCAG GGAACTGTGTGGTGCTGAAGCCATCGGAGATCAGCAAGAACATGGAGCAGGTCCTGGCTGAGGTGCTGCCCCGATACCTGGACCAG AGCTGCTTTGCGATGGTGCTGGGCGGGCCCGAGGAGACGGGGCAGCTGCTGGAGCACAGGTTCGACTATATCTTCTTCACAG GGAGCCCTCGAGTGGGCAGGATAGTCATGACTGCGGCCGCCAAGCACCTGACGCCCGTCACACTGGAGCTGGGGGGCAAGAACCCCTGCTACGTGGATGACAACTGCGACCCCGAGACCGTGGCCAACCGCGTGGCCTTTTTCCGCTACTTCAACACGGGCCAGACCTGCGTGGCCCCCGACTACGTGCTGTGCAGCCCCGAGATGCAGGAGCGGCTGCTGCCCGCCCTGCAGAGCACCATAGCCCGCTTCTTCGGCGAAGACCCCCGGAGCTCCCCGAACCTGGGCCGCATCATCAATGACAAGCATTTCCAGCGGCTCCAGGGCCTGCTGGGCTGCGGCCGCGTGGCCATTGGGGGCCAGAGCGACCAGAGCGATCGCTACATCG CACCCACGGTGCTGGTGGACGTGCAGGAGACGGAGCCGGTGATGCAGGAGGAGATCTTCGGGCCCATCCTGCCCATCGTGAACGTGAGGAGCCTGGACGAGGCCATCGACTTCATCAACCGTCGGGAGAAGCCCCTGGCGTTGTACGCCTTCTCCAAGAGCAGTGAG GTGGTGAAGCAGGTGCTGGCCCGGACCAGCAGTGGGGGCTTCTGCGGGAACGACGGCTTCATGCACGTGTCCCTCGCCAGCCTGCCCTTCGGAGGAGTGG GTGCCAGCGGGATGGGAAGATACCACGGCAAGTTCTCCTTCGACACCTTCTCCCACCACCGCGGCTGCCTCCTGCGCAGCCAGGGAATGGAGAAGATTTACTCCATCCGCTACCCGCCCTACACGCCGCGCAACCTGAGGATGCTGCTGGTGGCCATGGAGACCCGCAGCTGCAGCTGCACCCTGCTGTGA
- the ALDH3B1 gene encoding aldehyde dehydrogenase family 3 member B1 isoform X5 — MEPGSGYTSPRSRPALSCPAGNCVVLKPSEISKNMEQVLAEVLPRYLDQSCFAMVLGGPEETGQLLEHRFDYIFFTGSPRVGRIVMTAAAKHLTPVTLELGGKNPCYVDDNCDPETVANRVAFFRYFNTGQTCVAPDYVLCSPEMQERLLPALQSTIARFFGEDPRSSPNLGRIINDKHFQRLQGLLGCGRVAIGGQSDQSDRYIAPTVLVDVQETEPVMQEEIFGPILPIVNVRSLDEAIDFINRREKPLALYAFSKSSEVVKQVLARTSSGGFCGNDGFMHVSLASLPFGGVGASGMGRYHGKFSFDTFSHHRGCLLRSQGMEKIYSIRYPPYTPRNLRMLLVAMETRSCSCTLL, encoded by the exons ATGGAGCCGGGGAGCGGCTACACCTCTCCCAGATCTCGCCCTGCCTTGTCCTGCCCTGCAGGGAACTGTGTGGTGCTGAAGCCATCGGAGATCAGCAAGAACATGGAGCAGGTCCTGGCTGAGGTGCTGCCCCGATACCTGGACCAG AGCTGCTTTGCGATGGTGCTGGGCGGGCCCGAGGAGACGGGGCAGCTGCTGGAGCACAGGTTCGACTATATCTTCTTCACAG GGAGCCCTCGAGTGGGCAGGATAGTCATGACTGCGGCCGCCAAGCACCTGACGCCCGTCACACTGGAGCTGGGGGGCAAGAACCCCTGCTACGTGGATGACAACTGCGACCCCGAGACCGTGGCCAACCGCGTGGCCTTTTTCCGCTACTTCAACACGGGCCAGACCTGCGTGGCCCCCGACTACGTGCTGTGCAGCCCCGAGATGCAGGAGCGGCTGCTGCCCGCCCTGCAGAGCACCATAGCCCGCTTCTTCGGCGAAGACCCCCGGAGCTCCCCGAACCTGGGCCGCATCATCAATGACAAGCATTTCCAGCGGCTCCAGGGCCTGCTGGGCTGCGGCCGCGTGGCCATTGGGGGCCAGAGCGACCAGAGCGATCGCTACATCG CACCCACGGTGCTGGTGGACGTGCAGGAGACGGAGCCGGTGATGCAGGAGGAGATCTTCGGGCCCATCCTGCCCATCGTGAACGTGAGGAGCCTGGACGAGGCCATCGACTTCATCAACCGTCGGGAGAAGCCCCTGGCGTTGTACGCCTTCTCCAAGAGCAGTGAG GTGGTGAAGCAGGTGCTGGCCCGGACCAGCAGTGGGGGCTTCTGCGGGAACGACGGCTTCATGCACGTGTCCCTCGCCAGCCTGCCCTTCGGAGGAGTGG GTGCCAGCGGGATGGGAAGATACCACGGCAAGTTCTCCTTCGACACCTTCTCCCACCACCGCGGCTGCCTCCTGCGCAGCCAGGGAATGGAGAAGATTTACTCCATCCGCTACCCGCCCTACACGCCGCGCAACCTGAGGATGCTGCTGGTGGCCATGGAGACCCGCAGCTGCAGCTGCACCCTGCTGTGA
- the ALDH3B1 gene encoding aldehyde dehydrogenase family 3 member B1 isoform X6 encodes MEQVLAEVLPRYLDQSCFAMVLGGPEETGQLLEHRFDYIFFTGSPRVGRIVMTAAAKHLTPVTLELGGKNPCYVDDNCDPETVANRVAFFRYFNTGQTCVAPDYVLCSPEMQERLLPALQSTIARFFGEDPRSSPNLGRIINDKHFQRLQGLLGCGRVAIGGQSDQSDRYIAPTVLVDVQETEPVMQEEIFGPILPIVNVRSLDEAIDFINRREKPLALYAFSKSSEVVKQVLARTSSGGFCGNDGFMHVSLASLPFGGVGASGMGRYHGKFSFDTFSHHRGCLLRSQGMEKIYSIRYPPYTPRNLRMLLVAMETRSCSCTLL; translated from the exons ATGGAGCAGGTCCTGGCTGAGGTGCTGCCCCGATACCTGGACCAG AGCTGCTTTGCGATGGTGCTGGGCGGGCCCGAGGAGACGGGGCAGCTGCTGGAGCACAGGTTCGACTATATCTTCTTCACAG GGAGCCCTCGAGTGGGCAGGATAGTCATGACTGCGGCCGCCAAGCACCTGACGCCCGTCACACTGGAGCTGGGGGGCAAGAACCCCTGCTACGTGGATGACAACTGCGACCCCGAGACCGTGGCCAACCGCGTGGCCTTTTTCCGCTACTTCAACACGGGCCAGACCTGCGTGGCCCCCGACTACGTGCTGTGCAGCCCCGAGATGCAGGAGCGGCTGCTGCCCGCCCTGCAGAGCACCATAGCCCGCTTCTTCGGCGAAGACCCCCGGAGCTCCCCGAACCTGGGCCGCATCATCAATGACAAGCATTTCCAGCGGCTCCAGGGCCTGCTGGGCTGCGGCCGCGTGGCCATTGGGGGCCAGAGCGACCAGAGCGATCGCTACATCG CACCCACGGTGCTGGTGGACGTGCAGGAGACGGAGCCGGTGATGCAGGAGGAGATCTTCGGGCCCATCCTGCCCATCGTGAACGTGAGGAGCCTGGACGAGGCCATCGACTTCATCAACCGTCGGGAGAAGCCCCTGGCGTTGTACGCCTTCTCCAAGAGCAGTGAG GTGGTGAAGCAGGTGCTGGCCCGGACCAGCAGTGGGGGCTTCTGCGGGAACGACGGCTTCATGCACGTGTCCCTCGCCAGCCTGCCCTTCGGAGGAGTGG GTGCCAGCGGGATGGGAAGATACCACGGCAAGTTCTCCTTCGACACCTTCTCCCACCACCGCGGCTGCCTCCTGCGCAGCCAGGGAATGGAGAAGATTTACTCCATCCGCTACCCGCCCTACACGCCGCGCAACCTGAGGATGCTGCTGGTGGCCATGGAGACCCGCAGCTGCAGCTGCACCCTGCTGTGA
- the ALDH3B1 gene encoding aldehyde dehydrogenase family 3 member B1 isoform X7 translates to MGHWAGAGQEHLEARWALGSPRVGRIVMTAAAKHLTPVTLELGGKNPCYVDDNCDPETVANRVAFFRYFNTGQTCVAPDYVLCSPEMQERLLPALQSTIARFFGEDPRSSPNLGRIINDKHFQRLQGLLGCGRVAIGGQSDQSDRYIAPTVLVDVQETEPVMQEEIFGPILPIVNVRSLDEAIDFINRREKPLALYAFSKSSEVVKQVLARTSSGGFCGNDGFMHVSLASLPFGGVGASGMGRYHGKFSFDTFSHHRGCLLRSQGMEKIYSIRYPPYTPRNLRMLLVAMETRSCSCTLL, encoded by the exons ATGGGACACTGGGCTGGAGCGGGGCAGGAGCATCTTGAGGCCCGGTGGGCTTTAG GGAGCCCTCGAGTGGGCAGGATAGTCATGACTGCGGCCGCCAAGCACCTGACGCCCGTCACACTGGAGCTGGGGGGCAAGAACCCCTGCTACGTGGATGACAACTGCGACCCCGAGACCGTGGCCAACCGCGTGGCCTTTTTCCGCTACTTCAACACGGGCCAGACCTGCGTGGCCCCCGACTACGTGCTGTGCAGCCCCGAGATGCAGGAGCGGCTGCTGCCCGCCCTGCAGAGCACCATAGCCCGCTTCTTCGGCGAAGACCCCCGGAGCTCCCCGAACCTGGGCCGCATCATCAATGACAAGCATTTCCAGCGGCTCCAGGGCCTGCTGGGCTGCGGCCGCGTGGCCATTGGGGGCCAGAGCGACCAGAGCGATCGCTACATCG CACCCACGGTGCTGGTGGACGTGCAGGAGACGGAGCCGGTGATGCAGGAGGAGATCTTCGGGCCCATCCTGCCCATCGTGAACGTGAGGAGCCTGGACGAGGCCATCGACTTCATCAACCGTCGGGAGAAGCCCCTGGCGTTGTACGCCTTCTCCAAGAGCAGTGAG GTGGTGAAGCAGGTGCTGGCCCGGACCAGCAGTGGGGGCTTCTGCGGGAACGACGGCTTCATGCACGTGTCCCTCGCCAGCCTGCCCTTCGGAGGAGTGG GTGCCAGCGGGATGGGAAGATACCACGGCAAGTTCTCCTTCGACACCTTCTCCCACCACCGCGGCTGCCTCCTGCGCAGCCAGGGAATGGAGAAGATTTACTCCATCCGCTACCCGCCCTACACGCCGCGCAACCTGAGGATGCTGCTGGTGGCCATGGAGACCCGCAGCTGCAGCTGCACCCTGCTGTGA
- the ALDH3B1 gene encoding aldehyde dehydrogenase family 3 member B1 isoform X8, with translation MTAAAKHLTPVTLELGGKNPCYVDDNCDPETVANRVAFFRYFNTGQTCVAPDYVLCSPEMQERLLPALQSTIARFFGEDPRSSPNLGRIINDKHFQRLQGLLGCGRVAIGGQSDQSDRYIAPTVLVDVQETEPVMQEEIFGPILPIVNVRSLDEAIDFINRREKPLALYAFSKSSEVVKQVLARTSSGGFCGNDGFMHVSLASLPFGGVGASGMGRYHGKFSFDTFSHHRGCLLRSQGMEKIYSIRYPPYTPRNLRMLLVAMETRSCSCTLL, from the exons ATGACTGCGGCCGCCAAGCACCTGACGCCCGTCACACTGGAGCTGGGGGGCAAGAACCCCTGCTACGTGGATGACAACTGCGACCCCGAGACCGTGGCCAACCGCGTGGCCTTTTTCCGCTACTTCAACACGGGCCAGACCTGCGTGGCCCCCGACTACGTGCTGTGCAGCCCCGAGATGCAGGAGCGGCTGCTGCCCGCCCTGCAGAGCACCATAGCCCGCTTCTTCGGCGAAGACCCCCGGAGCTCCCCGAACCTGGGCCGCATCATCAATGACAAGCATTTCCAGCGGCTCCAGGGCCTGCTGGGCTGCGGCCGCGTGGCCATTGGGGGCCAGAGCGACCAGAGCGATCGCTACATCG CACCCACGGTGCTGGTGGACGTGCAGGAGACGGAGCCGGTGATGCAGGAGGAGATCTTCGGGCCCATCCTGCCCATCGTGAACGTGAGGAGCCTGGACGAGGCCATCGACTTCATCAACCGTCGGGAGAAGCCCCTGGCGTTGTACGCCTTCTCCAAGAGCAGTGAG GTGGTGAAGCAGGTGCTGGCCCGGACCAGCAGTGGGGGCTTCTGCGGGAACGACGGCTTCATGCACGTGTCCCTCGCCAGCCTGCCCTTCGGAGGAGTGG GTGCCAGCGGGATGGGAAGATACCACGGCAAGTTCTCCTTCGACACCTTCTCCCACCACCGCGGCTGCCTCCTGCGCAGCCAGGGAATGGAGAAGATTTACTCCATCCGCTACCCGCCCTACACGCCGCGCAACCTGAGGATGCTGCTGGTGGCCATGGAGACCCGCAGCTGCAGCTGCACCCTGCTGTGA
- the NDUFS8 gene encoding NADH dehydrogenase [ubiquinone] iron-sulfur protein 8, mitochondrial: MRYLTTPTLLRALAQAARAGHPGGRSLHSSAVAATYKYVNLREPSMDMKSVTDRAAQTLLWTELIRGLGMTLSYLFREPATINYPFEKGPLSPRFRGEHALRRYPSGEERCIACKLCEAVCPAQAITIEAEPRADGSRRTTRYDIDMTKCIYCGFCQEACPVDAIVEGPNFEFSTETHEELLYNKEKLLNNGDKWEAEIAANIQADYLYR, translated from the exons ATGCGCTACCTGACTACACCCACGCTGCTCCGGGCCCTGGCCCAGGCTGCACGTGCAG GGCATCCTGGTGGCCGGAGCCTCCACAGCAGCGCGGTGGCAGCCACCTACA AGTACGTGAACCTGCGGGAACCCTCAATGGACATGAAGTCCGTGACTGACCGGGCGGCTCAGACCCTGCTGTGGACCGAGCTCATCCGAG GCCTGGGCATGACTCTGAGCTACCTGTTCCGGGAGCCGGCCACCATCAACTACCCGTTTGAGAAGGGTCCGCTGAGCCCCCGCTTCCGAGGGGAGCATGCACTGCGCCGCTACCCATCTGGGGAGGAGCGTTGCATTGCCTGCAAGCTTTGTGAGGCTGTCTGCCCCGCCCAG GCCATCACCATCGAGGCCGAGCCGAGGGCGGACGGCAGCCGCCGGACCACGCGCTATGACATCGATATGACCAAGTGCATCTACTGCGGCTTCTGCCAGGAGGCCTGCCCTGTGGACGCCATCGTGGAG GGCCCCAATTTCGAGTTCTCCACGGAGACGCACGAGGAGCTTCTGTACAACAAGGAGAAGCTGCTGAACAACGGGGACAAGTGGGAGGCCGAGATCGCCGCCAACATCCAGGCCGACTACCTCTACCGGTGA